The stretch of DNA AACTGCTCACGGCCCGCACCGCCCGCCTGCGCATCGCGCTGCTGTCCGCGCCGCTCGTGGATGAGCACACGGGCCTCAGTGGTGCCGTCGCGCTGGTCATGCGGGCAGACGAGCGGCGCGCGGCACAGGCCCTGCAGCGTCTCGAGACGCTCGCGGCGGTGGCCGCCGCCGCGGCAACGACGGTTGGACGCCCCGCGGCTTCCCCCCGTCCGGAGTTGCCTTCGCAGGCGCTGGCACGGGCCGCGACGATGGGTTCGGTTGAAGAACTGGCCTTCGCGCTCACCAACAATCTGCGGAACAAGTACGGCTGTGAGCAGGTGGCCCTTGGGCTGGTGACGAACCAGCACATCCGGCTCGTTTCGCTCTCCGGCTACGACGACGTGCCACGCCGCAGCCCAGGTGTTCGTCACGTGGTGGCTGCGATGGAAGAATGCCTCGATGCCGGCGAAGTGTTGATCGCCGCGGCCGCTGGGGAATGGTCGCAGTCCGGCCCCGGCCACGGCCACCGCCTGCACCGTCAATGGCAGGCCACGGTGGGCCGGGCGACGGTTGCCTCGTTGCCCTTGCGCGCGGGGGAGCGCGTCGTCGCCGTGCTGAGTCTGCGCCACCAGGACGCGGAAGCGCTCAAGCCGGAGGCACTGGCCGAAATAGAGAAGCTCGTCGCCCCCTTCGCACCGGCCCTGCTGCTTTTGCAGCAAGCCCGGCGTGGCTGGTGGCAGCACGGCCGCGAGTTGTTCGTTGGCGCGGCACGCACTGCGCTGCGGCCGGGTTGCTGGGGGCGCAAGGCCGCGGCACTGGCGTTCCTGGCCGGGCTGGGCTGGTTCCTGTTCGGGACGCTGCCCTATTCCGTGATTGTGCCTGCGACCATTGTGCCCACCCAGCAGCGCCACATTGCCGCGCCATTCGATGGGGTGCTTGGTATGGCCGCAATTGCCGCCGGAGAACGGGTGCAGGCCGGTCAACTTCTGGGTCGGTTCGATGTGCGCGACCTGGAGCTTGAACGGGCGCGCTGGGCGGCCCAGCGCACGATCTACGCGCAGGAGCAACTCCGCGCGCTGGCGGCCGGGGCCCGCGCCGAGGCGCGCCTCGCGGAAGCTCAGTGGACACTCGCCCAGGCCGAACTCGATATCGTCGAGCAGCGCATTGTCCAGGCGGAGTTGCGGGCACCTTTCGACGGTATCGTGATGCGCGGGGATCTGCGGCCACTGGGGGGCAACGTCATCGCTCGCGGCACGGTGCTGCTCGAAATCGCACCGCTGACCGACTGGACCCTTGAACTGCGCAGTCCCGAGGCGCGGGTCCTGGACCTGGCAGCCGGGCAGAGGGGCACCTTCGTGACCCGGGCGCGGCCGGACCAGCCCGAGTCCTTCACCCTGCGCCGGATCGCCGGTCGCCCGATGATTGGCGACCAGGCCAATGTGCAGATCGCGGAGGCGGAACTGCACGATGCCGCACGTTGGCTGCGCCCCGGGCTCGAGGGCACGGCCCGTATCGAAGTCGGTCACCGCCCTGTCTGGTGGGTCGCGCTGCACCGGGGCATCGAGTGGCTGAGGTTGTCATACTGGTTATGAAGCCCCCGAATCCAACTACGCCTCCGGAACTGGCCGAGCGCCTGCGCAATGTCCACGTTGCGCTGCGCGCCGATCTTGATGTGACTCGGCACGTGTTTCGCGGCGAACCTGCGTATATTGTCCACGACCCGATCACTTTTCAGAGCCACCAGCTTACCCCCGAAGATTACCGTCTGTTTGTGGCAATCGACGCGCGCCATACACTCGGGGAGATTTGTGCGCGGCTGCAGGAACGCGGCGAACTGGCGACCGACCAGGAAGAGACGTTTTATCGGTTTGTATTTACGCTGCACCGGCTGGGCTTCCTGAATCTGCCGGTCTCGGATGACAAGCTGCTGTTCCGGCGCTACCAGTCGCGCCGGCAGGCGCGCGTACGGTCGCGGTGGATGGCCCTCTTTTCCCTGCAGATCCCGGTTTGCAATCCGGATGCCATGCTCACGCGTACGCTGCCGTATGCCCGGTGGCTGTTCACGCGCTGGTTCTTCGTGTGCTGGTTGTTGTTGCTTGGGGCGGCGGGTTTCGTCGCATTCCGCTCATGGAACGCGCTTGTTGAGCCCGTGCAGGGCTTGCTGCTCACGCAGAACCTGCCATTGCTGTGGCTGGTCCTGATCGGGTTGAAGGTGGCACACGAACTCGGGCACGGCTACGCCTGCAAGCATTTCGGGGGGCACGTCCCGGAGATGGGCGTTTACCTGATCCTGTTGACACCGTGTGCCTATGTCGATGCCACGGCGGCCTGGGGCTTCACACGGCGGCGCGACCGCCTGATCGTCTCGCTGGCGGGTGTCTACGTCGAACTGACGATCGCCGCTCTCGCCGTGTTCGTCTGGGCGGCGACGGAACCGTCGCTGCTGAACGCGATTGCCTGCAACGTGATCTTTCTCGCCAGTGCGACCACGCTGCTCTTCAACATCAACCCTCTGATGCGCTACGACGGCTACTACATCGCAAGCGACCTGCTGGAGATTCCGAATCTGCGCCGCCGTGCGATGCAATACGTGACCGGTGTGCTCCGCCGAATCTTCCTGGGCCTCCGCGGCACGGACCCACCGCCCGGACCGCGCCTGGCCGGGACGCTGTTCACTTTCGGGGTTGCGGCCACACTGTATCGTGTCACCGTGGTGCTCGGGCTCAGCTACATCGTCGCACAGCGTTTCCTGCTGCTGGGTGTTGCCATCGGGGCTGCCTTCATCGGCATGATGCTGTACGGGACCGGCTGGCGGTTGTGTGCTTACTTGTGGTGGGATCCGCAGACCCAGGCGGTACGTGGGCGCGCTGTGGCGCTCAGCGTGCTGCTGTTGGTGGGTGTTCCCGCCGGTCTCCTGACCGTTCCCATTCCCTGGACAGTCTGCGCTGCGGGCATGGTGCGGGGCACCGAGGAAGCCGTGGTACGCGTGGCCGGCGGCGGATTTCTGGAGGACCTGCACTTTGTGAGCGGAACGACCGTGGCCGCGGCGGCGCCACTGGCCGTGCTCCAGGATACGACCCGGGTGGAAGCCGTGCTCCAGGCGGAGGCCGTGCTGCGCGCAGCGCACTTGCGTGCTTCGGCCGCCGCTGCGGTGGATGCAGCCCAAGCGCAGCAGGAGGCCGCCCGGGTGGGCGCCGCGGAAGCCGCCCTGACGGTGGCGCAGGCACGCCTCGCGGAGCTCGCGATCGCGGCGCCGGTCTCCGGTGCGATCGTGACGGGTGTGTCCGCCCGTGATCTGGGCCGCTATCTCCAACCCGGGGAGCCGGTGGCGCTGATTGCGCACGGGGGCTGGTCGGTGCATGTGCTGCTGACTACCGCAGAGTTCGTCGCGGCGCAGCCGGCGGTGGGTGCTGCAGTCGAGTTTCGTCCGCGGTGTGCACCCCACGCGGTACTCGCTGGAGTGATCACGCGGGTCGGACCGGCTGCCTCGCGCACGATTGAGCACCGTGCCCTCACGCAACTTGCGGGGGGTACGGTGACGGTTGATGCGACCACCGGGCACGCAGCCGAACCGTATGTCGAGGTCTTGATCCGGCTGGCAACTCCGATGGTGGCCGGCGCGGAAGAAAACGCACTGCCGGCGGTGCCCTACGGGTTGACCGGCACGGTGCGGTTTGCTGCTCCCGGCGTCACCCTCGGACGTGTACTACAGCGCCGGGTGCTGAGTCTGCTAGACCACGTCCGCTTGAGTTGACCCGGACTTTCGGCTGCGGAGTTCTGTTCCCACGGTTTAGCGGGAGGCGGCCGTAGCGCGTTTGCGTACCGTCTTGCGTTTTGCGCCACCGCTGGCCGGCTTGGCTCCACCGGAGCGACCACTGCGCC from Phycisphaerales bacterium encodes:
- a CDS encoding HlyD family efflux transporter periplasmic adaptor subunit; this translates as MTLQATAALPRANPTPTERPQALSFGDVLALARAAHSVAEYVPQVLQRIGVEFHSPCAMIYARTGSTVIEEEHHSGRSDPRFWRPALQQFLTDSLAQGEPRAKLLTARTARLRIALLSAPLVDEHTGLSGAVALVMRADERRAAQALQRLETLAAVAAAAATTVGRPAASPRPELPSQALARAATMGSVEELAFALTNNLRNKYGCEQVALGLVTNQHIRLVSLSGYDDVPRRSPGVRHVVAAMEECLDAGEVLIAAAAGEWSQSGPGHGHRLHRQWQATVGRATVASLPLRAGERVVAVLSLRHQDAEALKPEALAEIEKLVAPFAPALLLLQQARRGWWQHGRELFVGAARTALRPGCWGRKAAALAFLAGLGWFLFGTLPYSVIVPATIVPTQQRHIAAPFDGVLGMAAIAAGERVQAGQLLGRFDVRDLELERARWAAQRTIYAQEQLRALAAGARAEARLAEAQWTLAQAELDIVEQRIVQAELRAPFDGIVMRGDLRPLGGNVIARGTVLLEIAPLTDWTLELRSPEARVLDLAAGQRGTFVTRARPDQPESFTLRRIAGRPMIGDQANVQIAEAELHDAARWLRPGLEGTARIEVGHRPVWWVALHRGIEWLRLSYWL
- a CDS encoding M50 family metallopeptidase, whose amino-acid sequence is MKPPNPTTPPELAERLRNVHVALRADLDVTRHVFRGEPAYIVHDPITFQSHQLTPEDYRLFVAIDARHTLGEICARLQERGELATDQEETFYRFVFTLHRLGFLNLPVSDDKLLFRRYQSRRQARVRSRWMALFSLQIPVCNPDAMLTRTLPYARWLFTRWFFVCWLLLLGAAGFVAFRSWNALVEPVQGLLLTQNLPLLWLVLIGLKVAHELGHGYACKHFGGHVPEMGVYLILLTPCAYVDATAAWGFTRRRDRLIVSLAGVYVELTIAALAVFVWAATEPSLLNAIACNVIFLASATTLLFNINPLMRYDGYYIASDLLEIPNLRRRAMQYVTGVLRRIFLGLRGTDPPPGPRLAGTLFTFGVAATLYRVTVVLGLSYIVAQRFLLLGVAIGAAFIGMMLYGTGWRLCAYLWWDPQTQAVRGRAVALSVLLLVGVPAGLLTVPIPWTVCAAGMVRGTEEAVVRVAGGGFLEDLHFVSGTTVAAAAPLAVLQDTTRVEAVLQAEAVLRAAHLRASAAAAVDAAQAQQEAARVGAAEAALTVAQARLAELAIAAPVSGAIVTGVSARDLGRYLQPGEPVALIAHGGWSVHVLLTTAEFVAAQPAVGAAVEFRPRCAPHAVLAGVITRVGPAASRTIEHRALTQLAGGTVTVDATTGHAAEPYVEVLIRLATPMVAGAEENALPAVPYGLTGTVRFAAPGVTLGRVLQRRVLSLLDHVRLS